One genomic window of Camelina sativa cultivar DH55 chromosome 5, Cs, whole genome shotgun sequence includes the following:
- the LOC104787710 gene encoding uncharacterized protein LOC104787710, with amino-acid sequence MVTPNWELQGCCNRNQNTLLITIGIFTVVILLLWRTFLLTPFKLITVFLHEASHAVACKLTCGDVEGMEVNANEGGSTTTRGGIYWLILPAGYLGSSFWGMALILASTNLLTARIAAAGLGLALFIVLFIAKNWTLRGLCIGFIVFLGVIWVLQELTTVKILRYVILFIGVMNSLFSVYDIYDDLISRRVHSSDAEKFAEICPCCTGCGWGVIWGMISFAFLCASLYLGLVILS; translated from the exons ATGGTTACGCCGAACTGGGAACTCCAGGGTTGTTGTAACCGGAATCAAAACACTTTACTCATCACCATCGGAATCTTCACCGTCGTTATCCTCTTg CTATGGAGGACGTTTCTGTTGACTCCATTCAAACTCATAACGGTGTTTTTGCACGAAGCGAGTCATGCTGTTGCTTGCAAGCTTACTTGTGGAGAT GTGGAGGGGATGGAGGTGAATGCAAATGAAGGGGGTTCGACAACAACGCGTGGTGGCATTTATTGGCTGATCTTACCTGCTGGCT ATCTTGGGTCATCATTTTGGGGAATGGCTTTGATTCTTGCATCTACCAATCTGCTTACAGCAAGAATAGCTGCTGCTGGTCTGGGTCTTGCTTTATTCATCGTCCTCTTCATTGCCAAAAAC TGGACGCTTCGAGGGCTTTGTATAG GTTTCATAGTTTTCCTCGGTGTCATCTGGGTTCTACAAGAGTTAACTACAGTCAAAATTCTCCGTTATGTCATTCTCTTCATTG GTGTGATGAATAGCTTATTCTCAGTTTACG ATATCTATGATGATCTAATATCTCGGAGGGTTCATTCGAGCGATGCTGAGAAGTTTGCAGAGATCTGCCCTTGCTGTACTGGTTGTGGCTGGGGTGTCATCTG GGGAATGATATCTTTTGCGTTTCTTTGCGCATCTCTCTATCTCGGCCTAGTGATCTTATCGTAA
- the LOC104787711 gene encoding mannose-6-phosphate isomerase 2 — translation MGADAIQTNGHDQAKLLTGGEEIQRLICFVKNYEWGKLGPDSLVARLQEANSGEKVDAAVPHAEFWMGTHESGPSHVQFGSGQNTGSDNNKCMVTLKSWVLDNPDSLGSGVVDKWGCDLPFLFKVLSVTKALSIQAHPNKALAEKLHREEPLLYRDNNHKPEIALAVTPFQALCGFVSLKELKEVITNVPEITELVGSKAAGQIFKVNENDDDVRIKSVVRLIFTQLMSASSSETKQVVSRMKIRLISETKHRELSDKEKLVLELEKQYTGDIGVISAFFFNYVKLNPGEALYLDANEPHAYISGDCVECMAASDNVVRAGLTPKHRDVQTLCSMLTYKLGYPEILKGFPLTPYVTRYLPPFDEFEVDHCDLPRGKSTVFPAVPGPSVYLVIEGEGKLQTGSTQLLVSQGDVLFVPAHNEIHVTGESDVMKLYRAGVSSRFFQTL, via the exons atgggtgCAGACGCAATCCAAACGAACGGTCACGATCAAGCCAAGTTATTAACCGGCGGCGAAGAGATCCAACGGCTGATATGTTTCGTCAAGAACTACGAATGGGGCAAACTCGGACCGGACTCATTGGTTGCGAGACTCCAAGAGGCGAATTCAGGAGAAAAGGTCGACGCGGCGGTTCCTCACGCCGAGTTTTGGATGGGTACTCATGAGTCTGGACCGAGTCATGTTCAATTCGGGTCGGGTCAGAATACGGGTTCTGATAATAATAAATGCATGGTTACGTTAAAATCGTGGGTTTTGGATAATCCGGATTCGCTCGGGTCTGGAGTCGTGGACAAGTGGGGTTGTGATCTCCCGTTCCTCTTCAAG GTATTGTCAGTGACGAAAGCATTGTCGATTCAGGCGCATCCAAACAAGGCCTTAGCAGAGAAATTGCATAGAGAAGAGCCTCTTCTCTACAGAGATAATAACCACAAGCCTGAGATTGCTCTCGCTGTCACTCCTTTTCAAGCCCTTTGTGGTTTTGTAAGTCTTAAG GAGCTGAAGGAGGTTATCACCAATGTACCAGAGATTACAGAGCTTGTTGGAAGCAAAGCTGCAGGTCAAATCTTCAAAGTCAATGAAAACGATGACGACGTAAGAATTAAATCGGTTGTCCGATTGATCTTCACGCAGCTGATGTCTGCAAGCAGCAGCGAGACAAAGCAAGTGGTGTCTCGGATGAAGATTCGTCTTATCTCAGAGACCAAACACCGTGAGTTATCTGATAAGGAGAAGTTAGTTTTGGAACTGGAGAAACAGTACACAGGTGACATAGGTGTGATCTCAGCCTTCTTCTTTAACTATGTCAAGCTTAATCCTGGAGAGGCTTTGTATCTGGATGCGAACGAGCCGCACGCTTACATCTCTGGGGACTGTGTTGAGTGTATGGCGGCTTCGGACAATGTAGTTAGAGCTGGTCTTACTCCTAAACACCGCGATGTTCAAACCCTTTGCTCTATGCTTACCTACAAACTG GGGTACCCGGAGATTTTGAAAGGGTTTCCTCTAACTCCTTACGTTACGAGGTATCTTCCACCATTCGATGAGTTCGAAGTAGATCACTGTGATCTTCCTAGAGGAAAATCGACGGTTTTCCCAGCAGTACCGGGTCCTTCGGTTTATCTGGTTATTGAAGGAGAAGGGAAATTACAAACCGGTTCAACTCAAT